One genomic segment of Actinoplanes ianthinogenes includes these proteins:
- a CDS encoding nucleosidase, translating to MQSGTIRPDRPLLVVALSDEAEMLDSDLPILITGMGKVNAALALTAVLAAGPRPSALINLGTAGSLRGGITGTHEVSRVIQHDIDARALYTLTGHLVGPPLTVAERGLTLASGDQFVAEETTRTRLADHAHLVDMEGYALATVASHFSVPIRLIKHVSDQAGSTAAATWQQNLHQCARALATWLRDNRHHQ from the coding sequence ATGCAAAGCGGCACCATTCGCCCGGACCGCCCCCTGCTCGTCGTCGCCCTCTCCGACGAAGCGGAGATGCTCGACAGTGACCTGCCCATCCTCATCACCGGCATGGGAAAGGTGAACGCCGCCCTGGCCCTGACCGCCGTGCTGGCCGCCGGTCCGCGCCCGTCCGCTCTGATCAACCTCGGCACCGCCGGCTCGCTGCGCGGCGGCATCACCGGCACCCACGAGGTGAGCAGGGTCATCCAGCACGACATCGACGCCCGTGCGCTCTACACCCTGACCGGCCACCTGGTCGGCCCGCCACTGACGGTCGCCGAACGCGGCCTCACCCTGGCCAGCGGCGACCAGTTCGTCGCCGAGGAGACCACCCGCACCCGCCTGGCCGACCACGCGCATCTGGTCGACATGGAGGGCTACGCCCTGGCCACCGTGGCCAGCCACTTCTCCGTACCCATCCGCCTCATCAAACACGTCAGCGACCAGGCTGGCTCCACCGCGGCCGCCACCTGGCAGCAGAATCTGCACCAGTGCGCCCGCGCGCTGGCCACCTGGCTCCGCGACAACCGTCACCACCAGTAG